In Meleagris gallopavo isolate NT-WF06-2002-E0010 breed Aviagen turkey brand Nicholas breeding stock chromosome 3, Turkey_5.1, whole genome shotgun sequence, one DNA window encodes the following:
- the ZNF407 gene encoding zinc finger protein 407 codes for MLKMDEEGNQKRDDADEILQKKLRKDSLKNALGDNSECDSLSQQGTRLISDKVFRNLEKERKENGTNKRAWPGSPNSDTAEAERPENISRKRKLISSANEKDSDSKLHKVVAEEEGSIEAGVVKIEGVTGCHDDNVCNSHFMCSHCDFTCADGAILKIHKETKHSREDSAAVPEKLPSSEEISVDCRAENMDEDLKGKTHDQFLPSCSDLEKHIQESHSQRSKEQTCPQCSCTTKCNSTLHTHAKQDHENSKIFCCDLCGFQSAEENLLNSHFLGKTHLRRQNLAARGGFVQILTKKSFKKPQSTVTREKNVRARPGSSKLNARTADAKELKVCSALENSNVSLSKQNDGTELLAEMIPSTNVPAEKTDNVGGKLLSSSVEGDNEGHTEKLQIPGPSDFFQNSEFPPITRRLVSSLNVTKRFDRLEHKRNIVLLRAPFGGNRSFRLKRQVKRRYNLLGKRNKSETQRAYKKHISSTKLKPSDSSPTSHTELETNDKSHCNTASEIQDLTQVKPNTLSSSTTNTKNSEVELIANPSVHHTCIDCGHAFQNKESLEIHVVNFHTKSIQFHCQTCSYSCGVKEDLQQHCQNTKHQMGNCSFNCQLCSFTSLNVINFQSHMSEVHNMSHSCPTCVLFFQTQEELINHQKDEKHDSSLFQQVTPLSNSGLTLQMVSYADSVSSSSQKLAKEIKVSMKTKPPDSSIVNHKNELKHSVLSKTQFHCKKCFYKTRSSTVLTRHIKLRHAQEYHFLCKACNLYSLSKEGMEKHIKRSKHLENARKNNIGLRFEECIEKVCVGVGGIKTVMDPSISGNENTEFDKEIVHVPSSTVENILRNKEFVPVDQRIGENELVLANAPKRGRPKGTISRTCTHCGLLASSVTNLTVHIRRKHSHQYSYLCKVCNYYTVTKGDMERHCATKKHKSRVEIEGQGKQNSEIIVSPEGGNFDSTSKKVNSPMPVLCEHVEDSSQTLDLGNSIIDHQEVEQGNTEVNVENASRLPDLEHAKNSLNIKQAFLESAKDTQDGDPCLQRRMVGANDNKCMHCDFTAHSSSSLELHVKRKHTKQFEYYCMACDYYAVTRREMIRHAATEKHKIRRESHVCLSVEEANTTDITKEGSALSQEENHHSAVKTVLSEMKCASDAPESDHTCKSLTECVASDENAFPEMPKEGSSQNNVESVVEEETKNGGENILCEGFQGAPQKDSTHKPDEEIPIKEAGTYELQRSGHGQELLNSGDCPAENENRSGDTDLKSGKGKENLEAKREKPEADGRNTDVIEEISLKENNPLMLSFPETKSAAWQSNLAGNIGEMVQNMHSLEGDRSFKKNPTGEEEEALMEAQHEAEVTINNRIWEADGSTAEGMQESSNEALGTVTSTDDKRKAVQNFGKFDSSIVRLKSNQDGEPIDHSDEGQVPGGVRTGEFAVKADASPSGGKKKKSEGVSLGELTRIRCDDCGFLADGLSGLNVHIAMKHPSKEKHFHCLLCGKSFYTESNLHQHLASAGHMRNEQASVEELPEGGATFKCVKCTEPFDSEQNLFLHIKEQHEELLREVNKYIVEDTEQINREREENQGNICKYCGKMCRSSNSMAFLAHIRTHTGSKPFKCKICHFATAQLGDARNHVKRHLGMREYKCHVCG; via the coding sequence ATGTTAAAAATGGATGAGGAGGGTAATCAGAAGAGAGATGATGCTGATGAGATTTTACAAAAAAAGTTGAGAAAAGATTCCCTGAAAAATGCATTAGGAGACAACAGTGAATGTGACTCTTTGTCTCAGCAGGGAACAAGGTTAATATCAGATAAAGTTTTCAGGAATcttgagaaggaaagaaaagagaatggcACAAACAAAAGGGCATGGCCGGGATCACCAAACTCGGACACTGCTGAAGCAGAGAGACCTGAAaatatctccagaaagagaaagTTGATTTCTTCTGCCAATGAGAAAGACAGTGACAGCAAGTTGCACAAAGTTGTAGCTGAAGAAGAAGGTAGCATAGAAGCTGGAGTTGTAAAAATTGAAGGAGTCACCGGCTGTCATGATGATAATGTATGTAATTCACATTTCATGTGCTCACATTGTGATTTCACGTGTGCTGATGGTGCCATACTGAAAATTCATAAGGAAACTAAACATTCTCGAGAGGATTCAGCTGCTGTTCCTGAAAAGCTACCTTCTTCAGAAGAAATCAGTGTTGACTGTAGAGCTGAAAACATGGACGAAGATCTTAAAGGCAAAACACATGATCAGTTTTTACCATCCTGCTCTGATTTAGAAAAGCATATACAAGAAAGCCACTCTCAACGATCCAAAGAGCAAACATGCCCTCAGTGTAGTTGCACAACTAAATGTAATTCAACATTACATACACATGCTAAGCAAGATCATGAGAATTCCAAGATATTTTGTTGCGATCTTTGTGGTTTTCAGAGTGCTGAGGAAAATCTCCTAAATTCTCATTTCCTTGGCAAGACACACCTTCGACGCCAAAATCTTGCTGCACGGGGAGGATTTGTACAAATATTGAccaaaaaatcctttaaaaaaccACAGTCTACTGTAACCAGAGAGAAGAATGTGAGAGCAAGACCCGGAAGCAGTAAATTAAATGCAAGGACTGCTGATGCAAAAGAATTAAAGGTTTGCAGTGCATTGGAGAACTCAAATGTAAGCTTGTCTAAACAAAATGATGGCACTGAACTTCTTGCCGAAATGATACCATCTACAAATGTTCCTGCTGAAAAAACAGATAATGTGGGAGGAAAGCTGCTTTCTTCCAGTGTAGAAGGAGATAATGAAGGTCATACTGAAAAACTACAAATACCTGGACCCTCAgatttctttcagaattcagAATTCCCTCCAATTACCAGAAGGCTAGTTAGCAGTTTGAATGTGACAAAGAGATTTGATAGACTGgaacataaaagaaatattGTATTGCTAAGGGCTCCTTTTGGAGGAAATAGATCTTTTAGATTAAAAAGGCAAGTTAAAAGAAGGTACAATTTGTTGGGTAAGAGAAACAAGTCTGAAACTCAAAGAGCGTACAAGAAGCATATCTCTAGCACAAAGCTTAAACCTAGTGATTCAAGCCCTACATCACATACAGAATTAGAAACAAATGATAAGAGTCATTGTAATACTGCTTCAGAAATTCAAGATCTTACTCAAGTGAAGCCAAATACTCTTTCTTCTAGCACTACAAATACTAAAAATTCTGAAGTTGAACTTATTGCAAATCCTAGTGTTCATCACACTTGCATTGACTGTGGTCATGCCTTTCAGAACAAAGAAAGTTTGGAAATTCATGTTGTAAATTTTCATACAAAAAGTATTCAGTTTCATTGTCAGACATGTAGTTATTCCTGTGGAGTCAAGGAAGACTTGCAGCAACATTGTCAGAATACTAAACACCAGATGGGAAATTGTAGCTTTAATTGTCAACTTTGTTCATTTACCAGCTTGAATGTGATAAACTTTCAGAGCCATATGAGTGAAGTGCATAATATGTCCCATAGTTGTCCAacttgtgttcttttttttcaaacacaagAAGAGCTGATAAATCATCAAAAAGATGAGAAACATGATAGTTCATTATTTCAACAAGTGACTCCATTGAGTAACAGTGGTCTGACCTTGCAAATGGTAAGTTATGCTGACTCAGTATCAAGCAGTAGCCAAAAACTTGCAAAGGAAATTAAAGTatcaatgaaaacaaaacctccaGACTCTTCCATTGTAAATCATAAAAATGAACTAAAACATTCTGTTCTGAGTAAAACCCAGTTTCACtgtaaaaagtgtttttataaGACGAGATCTTCCACAGTTCTTACAAGGCACATAAAACTCCGACATGCACAGGAATATCACTTTCTCTGCAAAGCATGTAATCTTTACTCCCTGAGTAAAGAAGGAATGGAGAAGCATATCAAAAGAAGCAAGCACCTTGAAAATGCtaggaaaaataatattggACTGCGTTTTGAGGAATGCATTGAAAAGGTTTGTGTTGGGGTTGGTGGTATTAAAACAGTGATGGATCCTTCCATTTCTGGAAATGAGAATACAGAGTTTGATAAAGAAATTGTACATGTTCCATCCTCTACtgtagaaaacattttgagaaaTAAGGAATTTGTTCCAGTTGATCAAAGAATTGGTGAAAATGAATTGGTTTTAGCTAATGCACCAAAAAGAGGGAGACCCAAAGGCACTATTTCTAGAACGTGCACCCATTGTGGTCTTTTGGCCTCCAGTGTTACAAATTTGACTGTTCATATCAGGCGAAAGCACAGCCATCAGTACAGCTATTTGTGTAAGGTTTGCAATTACTACACTGTAACCAAAGGAGATATGGAGCGTCATTGTGcaaccaaaaaacataaaagtcGTGTGGAAATAGAAGgacaaggaaaacagaactcAGAGATTATTGTTAGCCCTGAAGGAGGAAATTTTGATTCTACAAGCAAGAAGGTTAACAGCCCCATGCCTGTATTGTGTGAACATGTTGAGGACAGTAGCCAGACTTTAGATTTGGGAAATTCTATCATAGACCATCAAGAAGTTGAGCAAGGAAACACTGAGGTAAATGTTGAAAATGCTAGCAGGTTGCCAGATTTGGAGCATGCTAAGAATTCGTTAAATATAAAGCAAGCATTTCTTGAATCAGCAAAGGATACCCAGGATGGTGACCCCTGTTTGCAGAGAAGAATGGTGGGTGCAAATGACAACAAGTGCATGCACTGTGACTTCACTGCTCATTCTTCCTCTTCATTGGAGTTGCATGTAAAACGAAAGCATACAAAACAATTTGAATACTACTGCATGGCTTGTGACTACTATGCTGTAACTCGCAGAGAGATGATTAGGCATGCGGCAACAGAGAAACATAAAATTAGAAGAGAATCtcatgtttgtttgtctgtGGAGGAAGCAAACACAACAGATATTACTAAAGAAGGCTCAGCTCTGTCCCAAGAGGAGAACCATCACAGTGCAGTGAAAACTGTtttaagtgaaatgaaatgtgCCAGTGATGCACCAGAAAGTGATCATACGTGTAAAAGCTTAACAGAGTGTGTTGCCTCAgatgaaaatgcatttccagAAATGCCTAAAGAAGGCAGTTCCCAAAATAATGTGGAAAGCGTAGTTGAAGAGGAAACtaaaaatggaggagaaaatattttatgtgaaGGATTCCAGGGAGCTCCTCAGAAAGATAGTACTCATAAGCCTGATGAAGAGATACCAATTAAAGAGGCAGGTACTTATGAGTTGCAGAGAAGTGGACATGGTCAGGAGCTGCTTAACTCAGGGGATTGcccagcagaaaatgaaaatagatcAGGTGACACAGACTTGAAGTCAGGAAAAGGCAAGGAAAACTTggaagcaaaaagagaaaaacctgAAGCGGATGGTAGAAACACAGACGTTATTGAAGAAatatcactgaaagaaaataacccACTTATGCTAAGttttccagaaacaaaaagtgCAGCATGGCAATCAAATCTAGCTGGAAACATTGGAGAGATGGTGCAAAATATGCATAGTTTAGAGGGTGACAGAAGTTTCAAAAAGAATCCTactggggaagaggaagaagccCTTATGGAAGCACAACATGAAGCAGAAGTAACTATAAATAACCGTATTTGGGAGGCAGATGGCTCAACAGCTGAGGGCATGCAAGAAAGTAGTAATGAGGCTTTAGGAACAGTCACCAGTACTGATGATAAACGAAAGGCAGTGCAAAATTTTGGCAAGTTTGATTCTTCTATAGTAAGATTAAAAAGCAATCAAGATGGGGAGCCCATTGACCATTCAGATGAAGGACAGGTGCCAGGTGGAGTGAGAACTGGTGAGTTTGCAGTGAAGGCAGACGCTTCACCAAGTggtgggaaaaagaagaagtcAGAAGGCGTTTCCCTTGGGGAACTGACACGTATTCGCTGCGATGACTGCGGCTTTCTAGCAGATGGTTTGAGCGGACTAAATGTTCACATAGCCATGAAACatccttcaaaagaaaaacattttcattgtttACTCTGTGGAAAGTCATTTTACACAGAGAGCAACCTTCATCAGCACTTGGCCAGTGCTGGGCACATGCGCAATGAGCAGGCAAGCGTGGAGGAGCTGCCTGAAGGAGGTGCAACCTTCAAATGTGTGAAGTGCACGGAGCCCTTTGATTCAGAGCAGAACTTGTTTCTCCATATCAAAGAGCAGCATGAAGAACTTCTGCGGGAAGTGAATAAGTACATTGTGGAGGACACTGAACAGATAAAcagagagagggaagagaaCCAAGGCAACATCTGCAAGTATTGTGGGAAGATGTGTAGAAGTAGCAATTCCATGGCCTTCCTAGCTCACATTCGTACCCATACAG